The Mesomycoplasma ovipneumoniae genome includes a region encoding these proteins:
- the greA gene encoding transcription elongation factor GreA yields the protein MKKMMNDEVLLTQQKLDEIKKELEHLINVEHVNVIQEIKDARSQGDLSENAEYDVAREKQGIIESKIREFEAIIAKAKIIETRSGSKRVSIGSKVTLKNLESGLVQTFQIVSSIDADPFANKISNFSPIAQVLLGQHEGDEVEVDVNEKYSVKILEVTNE from the coding sequence ATGAAAAAAATGATGAATGATGAAGTTCTTTTAACCCAACAAAAACTTGATGAAATAAAAAAAGAACTTGAACATTTAATAAACGTTGAGCATGTTAATGTAATTCAAGAAATCAAAGATGCTCGTTCTCAAGGCGATCTTTCTGAAAATGCCGAATATGATGTAGCCCGTGAAAAACAAGGGATAATTGAATCAAAAATACGTGAATTTGAAGCTATTATTGCTAAAGCAAAAATAATTGAAACTCGTTCAGGATCAAAACGAGTTTCAATTGGATCAAAAGTTACCCTTAAAAATCTTGAAAGTGGTTTAGTTCAAACTTTTCAAATTGTTTCTTCAATTGACGCTGATCCTTTTGCGAATAAAATTTCCAATTTTTCGCCGATTGCACAAGTTCTTTTAGGTCAACATGAAGGTGATGAAGTTGAAGTTGATGTAAATGAAAAATATTCGGTTAAAATTCTGGAAGTAACTAACGAATAA
- a CDS encoding BC85_0335 family putative methyltransferase, translated as MPIWKIVLLITGILALLVALVSFVWTWVKKNKLIKKYNFEHQSQNYDQWIDLKSQVTELESDIWLIESLEFVINKIRETNSKTNLFVEKDGIVACLSQKNIKNSTNTVFEFHLDQNSLAKNLEKLQINNLNYTSNCEAFFDFILISAEINPKNFQEFLEKVKIGGHLIWKYKKKQRRAILKMLKLHKINFDEFFYYDFLIIQKK; from the coding sequence ATGCCGATTTGAAAAATTGTTTTATTAATTACCGGGATTTTAGCACTTTTGGTTGCACTAGTCTCCTTTGTCTGAACATGAGTCAAAAAAAATAAATTAATTAAAAAATATAATTTTGAACACCAAAGTCAAAATTATGACCAGTGAATAGATCTAAAATCACAAGTCACTGAATTAGAAAGCGATATTTGGCTCATTGAAAGTCTTGAATTTGTTATTAATAAAATAAGGGAAACAAATTCAAAAACAAATTTATTTGTTGAAAAAGATGGAATTGTGGCTTGTCTTAGTCAAAAAAATATTAAAAACTCAACAAACACAGTTTTTGAATTTCACCTTGATCAAAACAGTTTGGCAAAAAATCTTGAAAAATTGCAAATAAACAACCTAAATTACACAAGTAATTGCGAAGCTTTTTTTGATTTTATTTTAATTTCGGCAGAAATTAACCCTAAAAATTTTCAAGAATTTTTAGAAAAGGTTAAAATTGGTGGACACTTAATCTGAAAATATAAAAAAAAACAGCGAAGGGCAATTTTAAAAATGTTAAAATTGCATAAAATCAACTTCGATGAATTTTTTTATTATGATTTTTTGATAATTCAAAAAAAATAA
- a CDS encoding type I restriction endonuclease subunit R — MGIRDTKMEAELENNIIEYLVSNQGYVYIKPDEMKLSFDKKYAFDEKRLLEFIKTSQPKEFDILRLDTDSGKEEFYKQLDARIRQNGIVSVLKNGIKCYPSSGTIIFYHAIDPKRPSSYNEFKTNIFSVTNQLRYSDKNKGLELDLAIFVNGLPIITMELKSRASSSGWAYKDAEDQYINDRDPKETLFSFKRCIAHFAVDENFITFATKLDGKNTRFMPFNKGTTLGGSGNPINDSGTMTDYLWKVFLKKETLTSLIRDFAYISVDKVKKTETLIFPRYHQYRVVTRLVEDVQKNGVGNRYLIQHSAGSGKSNSITWLAYRLVEVDYKNQKAFDSVIVVTDRLNLDKQISDNIRKFIDEKSVVGHASSSTDLKNMLIDSKKIIITTVQKFPYLLEKIGTDLKGKNFAIIIDEAHSSQSGKAAASLNMAVSGSLGNEDEFEIEDKLNELIEARKMPENASFFAFTATPKAKTIQMFGSVFDLYSMKQAIEEGFILDVLKNYTHYENYYKIYKTIEENPNFDKKKAQRKIRNYVEGQEFPIREKSEVMVNHFLTNTVNKINGKAKAMIVTQSILRAIEYYHIVSDLLKNSNSGYEALVAFSGEKEYKGKTVTETSLNGFSDKETPEKFKQDKYKFLIVADKYQTGYDEPLLHTMYVDKVLNNVKAVQTLSRLNRSAKYKIDTCVIDFANQPEDISNAFQPYYKETKLEGETDPNKLNNLLSMLDAKYVYEKDEVDRLVDLFLENKPRNSIDSIVDQCVERYIALSEEDQVEFKSGVKSFIRTYNFLASILPIGQVDWEKKVIFFERLIHRLPTPEGDDLSAGILESIDLESYRLEKKKTIIDIILKDEDGKVEGLGIGVRKKNEVELDTLENIVSTFNDIFGNIDWQDKDNVARQIRELPEMVMKNEKFKNALKNSDIENIKREYDSALKDVFRIIMKDNIELFGQWTNNSNFSEWLKRTIFEEIMKKNKR, encoded by the coding sequence ATGGGAATTAGAGATACAAAGATGGAAGCAGAACTTGAAAATAATATCATCGAGTATCTTGTTTCGAATCAGGGTTATGTATATATAAAACCTGATGAAATGAAGCTTTCTTTTGATAAGAAATATGCTTTTGACGAAAAGAGACTTTTAGAATTTATTAAGACATCTCAGCCCAAGGAATTCGATATCTTAAGGCTTGATACAGACAGCGGAAAAGAAGAGTTCTATAAGCAACTGGATGCTCGAATTAGGCAAAATGGGATTGTTTCTGTTTTAAAGAATGGTATTAAGTGCTATCCATCCTCAGGGACTATCATTTTTTATCATGCCATAGATCCTAAAAGACCAAGTTCTTATAATGAATTTAAAACGAATATTTTTTCAGTTACTAACCAGCTGAGATATTCTGATAAAAATAAAGGCTTAGAACTCGACTTGGCTATTTTTGTAAATGGGCTTCCGATTATAACAATGGAACTTAAGAGTAGAGCTTCTAGCTCAGGTTGAGCATATAAAGATGCTGAAGATCAATATATAAATGATAGAGATCCAAAAGAAACCTTATTTAGTTTTAAAAGGTGCATTGCACATTTTGCAGTTGATGAAAACTTTATTACTTTTGCAACAAAATTAGATGGAAAAAACACAAGGTTTATGCCATTTAATAAAGGTACTACCCTTGGCGGCTCAGGTAATCCTATAAATGATAGTGGCACAATGACAGATTATTTATGGAAAGTTTTTTTGAAAAAGGAAACATTGACAAGCTTAATAAGAGATTTTGCTTATATTTCTGTAGATAAAGTCAAAAAAACAGAAACGTTGATTTTCCCTAGATACCATCAATACAGAGTAGTTACAAGACTTGTAGAAGATGTTCAGAAAAATGGAGTAGGTAATAGATATTTAATCCAACACAGTGCAGGTAGTGGCAAGAGTAACTCTATAACGTGGCTCGCTTATCGTTTGGTTGAAGTGGATTATAAAAACCAAAAAGCTTTTGATTCAGTAATAGTTGTTACAGATAGATTGAACTTGGATAAGCAAATCAGCGATAATATTAGGAAATTTATAGATGAAAAGAGTGTTGTTGGGCATGCTAGTTCTTCAACTGATTTAAAGAATATGTTGATTGATAGTAAAAAGATTATCATTACAACCGTTCAGAAATTTCCGTATCTACTTGAGAAAATTGGAACTGATTTAAAGGGTAAAAATTTTGCAATTATAATTGATGAAGCCCATTCATCACAAAGCGGTAAGGCAGCGGCTTCATTAAATATGGCTGTATCGGGTAGTTTAGGAAATGAGGATGAATTTGAAATAGAAGATAAACTAAATGAGTTGATTGAGGCAAGAAAGATGCCTGAAAATGCGAGTTTCTTTGCTTTTACTGCTACTCCTAAAGCAAAAACTATCCAAATGTTTGGAAGTGTATTTGATTTATACTCCATGAAACAAGCTATCGAAGAAGGATTTATTCTTGATGTTTTAAAAAATTATACACATTATGAAAACTATTATAAGATTTACAAAACAATAGAAGAGAACCCTAATTTTGATAAAAAGAAAGCCCAAAGGAAAATAAGAAATTATGTGGAAGGTCAAGAATTTCCTATAAGAGAAAAAAGCGAAGTCATGGTGAATCATTTCCTTACAAATACAGTGAATAAGATTAACGGAAAAGCAAAGGCAATGATTGTAACACAAAGTATTTTAAGAGCGATTGAGTACTACCATATAGTTAGTGATTTACTAAAAAATTCTAATAGTGGTTATGAAGCTTTGGTTGCATTTTCTGGTGAAAAAGAATACAAAGGTAAGACAGTAACAGAAACAAGTTTGAATGGTTTTTCTGATAAAGAGACACCAGAAAAATTTAAGCAAGATAAATATAAGTTTTTGATTGTTGCCGACAAATATCAGACCGGATATGATGAGCCTCTTTTACATACAATGTATGTAGATAAGGTTTTGAATAATGTTAAGGCGGTACAAACTCTATCAAGACTTAATAGGAGTGCTAAATATAAGATAGATACTTGCGTGATTGATTTTGCAAATCAACCAGAAGATATATCAAATGCTTTTCAACCATACTATAAGGAAACAAAGTTAGAAGGAGAAACAGACCCTAACAAACTTAATAATTTATTATCCATGCTTGATGCAAAGTATGTTTATGAAAAAGACGAAGTAGATAGACTAGTTGATTTATTTCTAGAAAACAAGCCAAGAAATTCTATTGATAGCATTGTAGATCAGTGCGTGGAAAGATATATAGCTCTAAGTGAAGAAGATCAGGTTGAATTTAAGAGTGGTGTAAAATCTTTTATAAGAACCTATAATTTCTTAGCATCTATTCTACCTATTGGTCAAGTAGATTGGGAAAAGAAAGTGATTTTCTTTGAACGATTGATTCATAGATTGCCAACCCCAGAAGGAGACGATTTGTCTGCTGGAATTTTGGAGTCAATTGATTTAGAAAGTTATAGGCTAGAAAAGAAAAAAACAATTATTGATATTATTTTGAAAGATGAGGATGGTAAAGTTGAAGGCTTGGGCATAGGGGTTAGAAAAAAGAATGAAGTTGAGCTAGATACATTAGAAAATATTGTATCTACATTCAATGACATTTTTGGTAATATAGACTGGCAAGACAAAGATAATGTTGCAAGGCAAATAAGAGAATTACCCGAGATGGTAATGAAAAATGAGAAATTCAAAAATGCTTTAAAAAACTCAGATATTGAAAATATCAAAAGAGAGTATGATTCAGCGTTAAAAGATGTTTTCAGAATTATAATGAAAGATAACATAGAACTATTTGGACAATGGACAAATAATTCTAACTTTAGTGAATGGTTAAAGCGTACAATTTTTGAAGAGATTATGAAGAAAAATAAACGGTAA